One Setaria viridis chromosome 5, Setaria_viridis_v4.0, whole genome shotgun sequence genomic region harbors:
- the LOC117856154 gene encoding E3 ubiquitin ligase PQT3-like, which yields MAVYCRYKSGVQTFSVPVQAPFVSVAELKGLILGTARHSHSRTRGRGPREGVALSDPRTGDEYADGTALVPRGSTVLVRRVAGPLAEAITVAASPPPPRKPTAPADGGASSSTVSSSSSAEDDEEARAIDAVIDAARLEWGDQRRYQGARRYGHRGTLEGRAAPPAGYVCHRCRVPGHFIQHCPTNGDPRYDIRAQAPSMSSTSLLPTPPPVSTTPDDGVPPELHCKICSKVMADAVVASRCCFGSFCDACIRGRIAAGSTCVCGARSRADDLIPNLTLRATIAKLLATARPAGSGSGGADNNRKSSAGSNAEPTPSPGATASQESRRHVTATACSERSDGSASSTSTSAAATAAREPRTKQTAAASSAGIGEPAAGYPEQYGYGNPFGPPACYDPFFGATPWACGPYLHYGVPYGGGYTDVPAPAGYHDGCHGRRKRTADEEYQRHVEADGFKRRCRGRSEVAF from the coding sequence ATGGCCGTGTACTGCCGCTACAAGAGCGGCGTGCAGACGTTCTCCGTCCCCGTGCAGGCGCCCTTCGTCTCCGTCGCCGAGCTCAAGGGGCTGATCCTGGGGACCGCCCGCCACAGCCACAGCCGGACGCGCGGCCGCGGGCCGAGGGAGGGCGTCGCGCTCTCCGACCCGCGGACCGGCGACGAGTACGCCGACGGCACCGCGCTCGTCCCCCGCGGCTCGACCGTGCTGGTGCGCCGGGTCGCCGGGCCCCTCGCCGAGGCCATCACGGTCGCCGcctcacccccgccgccgcgcaaaCCGACGGCACCTGCTGATGGCGGCGCATCATCGTCGACCGTGTCATCGAGTTCGAgcgccgaggacgacgaggaagcCAGGGCCATCGACGCCGTCATCGATGCCGCGCGGCTCGAGTGGGGAGATCAGCGCCGGTATCAAGGAGCGCGCCGCTACGGCCACCGTGGCACGCTCGAGGgaagggcggcgccgccggctgggTACGTGTGCCACAGGTGCCGCGTCCCGGGGCACTTCATCCAGCATTGTCCCACTAACGGCGATCCGAGATACGACATCAGAGCTCAGGCGCCATCCATGTCCAGCACCAGTCTGCTGCCTACTCCGCCGCCGGTGTCCACGACCCCCGACGACGGAGTCCCACCGGAGCTCCACTGCAAGATCTGCAGCAAGGTGATGGCGGACGCGGTGGTGGCCTCCAGGTGCTGCTTTGGCAGCTTCTGCGACGCCTGCATCAGGGGCCGGATCGCCGCCGGGTCCACGTGCGTGTGCGGCGCGCGGTCTCGCGCCGACGACCTGATCCCCAACCTGACGCTGCGCGCCACCATCGCCAAGCTCCTTGCGACGGCGAGGCCCGCAGGAAGCGGATCGGGCGGCGCAGACAATAACCGGAAGAGCTCGGCCGGCAGCAACGCGGAGCCCACGCCGTCGCCGGGTGCGACCGCCTCGCAGGAGAGCCGGAGGCACGTCACGGCGACCGCCTGCTCGGAGCGCAGCGACGGGAGCGCTTCATCAACGTCGACGAGCGCGGCGGCTACGGCGGCGCGTGAGCCAAGAACGAAGCAGActgcggcggcgtcgtcggcaGGAATCGGggagcccgccgccggctaCCCCGAGCAATACGGTTACGGGAACCCGTTCGGCCCGCCGGCGTGCTACGATCCTTTCTTCGGTGCGACGCCGTGGGCATGTGGTCCTTACCTGCACTACGGCGTGCCTTACGGTGGCGGCTACACGGATgtcccggcgccggccggctaCCACGACGGATGccatgggaggaggaagaggacggcCGATGAGGAGTATCAAAGACACGTGGAGGCTGATGGCTTCAAGAGAAGATGCAGAGGCAGATCGGAGGTTGCTTTCTGA